A genomic region of Nitrospira lenta contains the following coding sequences:
- the dnaB gene encoding replicative DNA helicase, translating to MPLTDLPRIQPHDLDAEQAILGAVLINATALAHAQEILKAGDFYDSRHRDIFEAMTDLAGTSVLIDLLTVGDWLDRHGRLDRIGGRGSLAEVLTTVSSAANITHHARIVSDHAIRRRLIKRSTTLVQMAYEKAPTEDLLREVERGASEIAAGRDDRTWQSGADIARETADYVDRARKQGKALIGIPTGFATIDTLLGGWQRSDLVIIAARPSMGKTSLAIGSALAAAHAGYNVGILSLEMSSQQIGLRVIGMAASIDVHTLKTGTLRQEEWWHFANTAQEFEQLPFWADDSTVLTVEQVAAKARHLKATKGLDLLVVDYLQLLLLPGAETRQQGIADASRRLKLLAKELDIPVLALSQLSRACEQRPDKRPMLADLRDSGAIEQDADVVLFLYRHEVYVPDTDEKGVAEVLIRKHRNGPIGDRRLKFIDRFARFEDIEP from the coding sequence ATGCCACTCACTGACCTCCCTCGTATCCAGCCTCACGATCTCGACGCCGAGCAGGCGATCCTTGGAGCCGTCCTGATCAACGCAACCGCCCTCGCACACGCTCAGGAAATTCTGAAGGCCGGCGACTTCTATGATTCCAGGCACCGGGACATTTTCGAAGCCATGACCGATCTTGCCGGAACAAGCGTACTCATCGATCTCCTGACAGTCGGAGATTGGCTTGATCGTCACGGGCGTTTGGATCGCATCGGCGGGCGAGGTTCGTTGGCCGAAGTGCTGACCACTGTAAGCTCAGCAGCCAATATCACCCATCACGCCCGTATCGTCAGTGATCATGCCATTCGACGCAGGCTGATCAAACGCAGCACAACACTCGTCCAAATGGCTTACGAGAAAGCTCCGACCGAAGACCTACTGAGAGAAGTTGAGCGCGGCGCGTCAGAAATCGCGGCCGGACGGGATGACCGCACCTGGCAATCAGGGGCCGACATCGCCCGCGAAACTGCCGACTACGTTGATCGTGCCCGCAAACAGGGAAAGGCTCTGATCGGAATTCCTACTGGCTTTGCAACGATTGATACGCTGTTAGGCGGGTGGCAGCGGTCAGACCTGGTGATTATCGCAGCCCGCCCAAGCATGGGGAAAACCAGCCTCGCGATCGGGTCAGCCCTCGCGGCAGCTCATGCAGGCTACAACGTGGGGATATTGTCCTTAGAGATGTCGAGTCAACAAATAGGCCTTCGAGTGATTGGGATGGCCGCGTCAATCGATGTGCATACCCTCAAGACAGGAACGCTCCGCCAGGAGGAATGGTGGCACTTCGCCAACACCGCCCAAGAGTTCGAACAGCTACCGTTCTGGGCAGACGATTCCACAGTACTCACCGTGGAGCAAGTCGCGGCAAAAGCCCGGCATCTCAAGGCTACGAAAGGGCTAGATCTTCTGGTTGTTGATTATCTGCAACTCCTTTTGCTCCCTGGCGCCGAGACTCGGCAGCAGGGCATAGCCGATGCGTCCAGGAGACTCAAGCTCTTGGCAAAGGAGTTGGATATTCCTGTGCTCGCACTCTCCCAACTCTCCCGAGCCTGCGAACAGCGCCCCGACAAACGCCCGATGTTAGCCGACCTTCGGGACTCCGGCGCCATTGAGCAAGATGCTGACGTGGTTCTGTTTCTCTACCGGCACGAAGTCTATGTTCCCGACACCGATGAAAAAGGGGTCGCCGAGGTCCTCATCCGGAAGCATCGTAACGGGCCGATCGGTGACCGGCGCCTAAAATTTATCGATCGGTTCGCACGGTTTGAGGATATCGAGCCGTGA
- a CDS encoding MerR family transcriptional regulator produces MSSPIMTTAEVARLLDVVPNTIRGYESAGLLPADRTATGVRVFRRPDVEAFAKRRSAMHAVTSDRRSATGPKKEQ; encoded by the coding sequence ATGAGTTCACCCATTATGACGACGGCCGAAGTTGCACGGCTGCTTGATGTTGTCCCGAATACGATACGCGGATACGAGTCAGCTGGATTACTTCCAGCCGATCGAACTGCAACTGGCGTTCGCGTCTTTCGTCGCCCTGACGTCGAAGCATTCGCCAAGAGGCGTTCTGCAATGCACGCAGTCACATCGGATAGACGAAGTGCGACTGGACCCAAAAAGGAGCAGTAA
- a CDS encoding recombinase family protein: protein MKDGKTKRAAIYARVSTDGQTTENQLRELHLVAERNGWPIVHEFIDQGISGAKGRDQRPAFDALWKGAVRREFDVVMVWAVDRLGRSLTHLVNFLSEIHAKKVDLFIYQQGIDSTTPGGKALFGMMGVFAEFERSMIQERVKAGIKRVRAKGQRWGRKTIEETDPDICTRILELRQKGLGMGAIGKQVGVSSRTVWRFLRGVEASSQVA, encoded by the coding sequence ATGAAAGACGGCAAAACCAAGCGAGCTGCAATCTATGCGAGAGTTTCAACGGACGGCCAGACTACCGAGAATCAACTCCGCGAACTTCACCTCGTTGCCGAGCGAAACGGCTGGCCCATTGTCCATGAGTTCATCGACCAGGGCATCAGTGGCGCCAAAGGCCGGGATCAACGGCCGGCCTTCGATGCCTTATGGAAAGGAGCGGTCCGAAGAGAGTTCGATGTGGTGATGGTGTGGGCGGTCGATCGATTGGGACGGTCTCTAACTCATTTGGTGAATTTCCTTTCAGAGATTCATGCGAAGAAGGTTGATTTGTTCATCTATCAGCAAGGCATCGACAGCACGACTCCGGGAGGAAAAGCACTCTTCGGCATGATGGGAGTATTCGCAGAATTTGAGCGCTCGATGATCCAAGAACGCGTCAAAGCCGGCATCAAGCGAGTCAGAGCGAAGGGTCAACGGTGGGGACGTAAAACGATTGAGGAAACTGACCCCGACATCTGCACACGAATTCTTGAGCTTCGGCAGAAAGGTCTCGGGATGGGAGCTATCGGCAAGCAGGTAGGGGTGAGTTCTCGAACCGTGTGGCGGTTTCTGCGAGGAGTAGAAGCCTCGTCACAAGTCGCATGA
- a CDS encoding SOS response-associated peptidase, producing MCGRFTQTASPQVIAQQFGVTPPPLFTSRYNIAPSQPIAAVRIDPDTTTRTLVMLRWGLIPSWAKDPKIGNQCINAKGETVAEKPSFRSAFKKRRCLVVATGFYEWQVQGRMKQPMWIGLESKEPFAFAGLWEHWQPTEGDPLETCTIITTEPNALMAPIHNRMPVILPPTAYEQWLDPGFQQVEPLKALLRPYSGEESIAYPVSTLVNNPRNDVPQCLEPVSV from the coding sequence ATGTGCGGACGCTTCACCCAAACCGCTTCTCCTCAGGTGATTGCCCAACAATTTGGCGTCACCCCTCCACCTTTGTTCACCTCTCGCTACAACATCGCGCCGTCTCAGCCCATTGCGGCTGTCCGCATTGATCCCGACACCACCACGCGCACTCTTGTCATGCTCCGCTGGGGGCTCATTCCGTCCTGGGCTAAGGATCCCAAGATCGGGAATCAGTGCATCAATGCGAAAGGAGAGACTGTTGCAGAGAAGCCCTCCTTTCGGTCTGCCTTCAAAAAGCGCCGCTGTCTGGTTGTGGCAACGGGATTCTATGAATGGCAGGTGCAGGGGCGCATGAAACAACCGATGTGGATCGGACTAGAGAGCAAGGAGCCCTTTGCCTTTGCGGGATTGTGGGAACACTGGCAGCCCACGGAAGGGGACCCGCTTGAGACGTGTACGATTATCACCACGGAACCGAATGCGCTGATGGCGCCGATCCACAATCGGATGCCGGTGATTCTCCCGCCCACGGCCTATGAGCAGTGGCTTGACCCTGGGTTTCAACAGGTGGAACCGCTCAAGGCGCTCCTGCGTCCGTATTCGGGAGAGGAGTCGATCGCCTACCCCGTGAGTACACTGGTCAATAACCCTCGAAATGATGTGCCGCAGTGCCTTGAGCCGGTCTCGGTGTAG
- a CDS encoding LexA family protein: MHVDAIYAPDLSTRYKLPIFLGRLPAGFPSPADDYIEGKLDLNRKLIKHPAATFFVKVTGNSMLGAGIHNGDLLVVDKSLEAVDGNVIVASLDGELTVKRLYKRDNVLRLLPDNKDYQPIEIQAQQSFEIWGVVTNVIHAL; this comes from the coding sequence ATGCACGTTGACGCGATCTACGCCCCCGATCTTTCGACCCGTTACAAGCTGCCGATATTCCTAGGGCGACTCCCGGCAGGGTTTCCTTCTCCCGCTGACGACTATATCGAGGGTAAGCTCGATCTCAACCGGAAGCTCATTAAGCACCCGGCTGCGACGTTCTTTGTCAAAGTCACCGGCAACTCGATGTTGGGGGCGGGGATTCACAACGGGGACCTCTTGGTCGTCGATAAGTCACTCGAAGCCGTTGATGGAAATGTGATCGTAGCCTCACTGGACGGAGAATTAACCGTCAAACGCCTCTATAAGCGGGACAATGTGCTCCGCCTGCTCCCGGACAATAAAGACTATCAGCCTATTGAGATTCAGGCCCAACAATCCTTTGAGATTTGGGGCGTCGTCACCAACGTGATCCACGCGCTTTAG
- a CDS encoding Y-family DNA polymerase, giving the protein MPPIFALVDCNNFYASCERVFAPRLEGKPIIVLSNNDGCVVARSNEAKALGIAMGVPEFQIRPLIRAHQVQVFSSNYTLYGDMSQRVMETLEQFCPDLEIYSIDEAFLSLTGFTSRNLTDYGRTIRATVKRWTGLPVSIGIAETKTLAKIANRIAKRTPDTGGVFDLLACSDRDALLGRVPVEDVWGIGRNHTRLLNQHGIKTALQLREVDEQWIRKHLGIVGLRLVMELRGVSCLDLEECPAPKQSLTCSRSFGHPISTLAEMEEAVSSYASRVAEKLRRGRLAGTVMTVSLTTNEFKEGPQYSNSVTLNLSVATDSTADLIKSSLRGIRAIYKEGYNYKKAGVILTSLVPASQTQADLFDAQDRVKSKRLMSALDAVNDRWGAGTLHYASSGITKRWKAQFQHRSPAYTTDWAALPIVTA; this is encoded by the coding sequence ATGCCCCCCATCTTTGCCCTCGTCGATTGCAATAATTTCTATGCCTCCTGTGAACGGGTCTTTGCGCCTCGCTTAGAGGGGAAGCCCATTATCGTGCTGTCGAATAATGACGGCTGTGTAGTGGCTCGATCGAATGAGGCGAAAGCGCTGGGCATTGCGATGGGGGTTCCAGAGTTCCAGATTCGCCCCCTCATTCGAGCCCATCAGGTGCAGGTGTTTTCCTCGAACTACACGCTCTACGGCGATATGTCGCAACGGGTCATGGAGACCCTAGAGCAGTTCTGCCCGGATCTCGAAATCTATTCGATCGACGAAGCGTTCCTGAGCCTGACCGGCTTTACGTCGCGAAACCTCACTGACTACGGGCGTACCATTCGGGCCACGGTCAAACGCTGGACCGGTCTCCCGGTCTCCATCGGCATTGCGGAGACCAAGACCTTGGCGAAGATCGCCAACCGAATCGCGAAGCGAACACCAGACACGGGAGGGGTCTTTGATTTGCTGGCCTGCTCTGACCGTGACGCGTTGCTCGGCCGGGTGCCGGTTGAAGATGTGTGGGGGATCGGGCGGAATCACACCAGACTCCTGAATCAGCACGGCATCAAGACGGCCCTTCAGTTGCGCGAGGTTGATGAACAGTGGATCAGGAAACATCTGGGTATCGTGGGCTTGAGGCTAGTAATGGAGCTCCGAGGTGTCTCCTGCTTAGACCTGGAGGAATGCCCCGCCCCGAAGCAGAGCCTGACATGTTCTCGGTCGTTTGGGCACCCCATCAGCACCCTAGCCGAAATGGAAGAAGCGGTGTCGTCTTATGCATCTCGTGTAGCGGAGAAATTAAGACGCGGACGACTGGCCGGGACGGTGATGACGGTGTCCCTTACTACAAACGAGTTCAAGGAAGGGCCGCAGTACAGTAACTCCGTGACGCTGAATCTTTCCGTTGCGACGGACTCCACGGCGGACCTCATCAAGTCGTCGCTTCGGGGAATCCGCGCCATCTACAAAGAGGGCTACAACTACAAGAAGGCCGGAGTGATACTCACAAGTCTGGTGCCTGCCAGTCAGACACAAGCCGACCTGTTCGATGCTCAAGACAGAGTAAAGTCCAAGCGGCTCATGTCCGCGCTCGATGCGGTCAATGATCGGTGGGGCGCCGGTACCCTCCACTATGCTTCGAGTGGGATCACCAAGCGCTGGAAGGCACAGTTTCAACACCGTTCGCCAGCCTATACGACGGATTGGGCTGCATTGCCGATCGTGACGGCCTAG
- a CDS encoding Abi-alpha family protein, which translates to MDDLLGIGRIFEAFERGTREFREVTKLYYEPIVKVKGQLKATELQIRGRVRVVRALLEADRQIKKAGIKKRTLNEKVALPILEYVSLETEDELIEKWAGLLASSTAGDAVHPSFPHILSQLSVDDAQILDRLYIWMLEEERGLDYARHNSGQLKLLLGLSHQRFVIATENLSRLKLCRDGREGDDAPFWATPSSFVDDLQPLKLTVLGLRFIQMCRGPKKMKRSPKHSPKKRNN; encoded by the coding sequence ATGGATGACCTACTCGGTATTGGTAGGATATTTGAGGCTTTCGAGCGGGGGACGAGAGAATTTCGCGAGGTCACGAAACTCTATTATGAGCCTATCGTAAAGGTGAAAGGGCAGCTTAAAGCCACAGAGCTGCAAATACGAGGTAGAGTGCGTGTAGTCCGTGCGTTACTCGAAGCAGATCGCCAAATTAAGAAGGCTGGCATAAAGAAGCGGACGCTAAATGAAAAGGTCGCACTTCCGATACTTGAGTACGTTTCACTTGAAACAGAGGATGAACTGATTGAGAAGTGGGCAGGCCTTCTCGCTTCATCAACAGCAGGGGATGCGGTTCATCCAAGTTTCCCTCATATCCTATCCCAGCTGAGCGTGGATGACGCACAAATTCTCGATAGGCTCTATATTTGGATGCTTGAGGAAGAGCGTGGTCTTGATTATGCGCGACATAACAGCGGGCAATTGAAACTATTGCTCGGTCTCAGTCACCAGCGGTTCGTGATAGCGACTGAAAACCTATCACGACTTAAACTATGTCGTGACGGTCGTGAAGGGGACGATGCTCCTTTTTGGGCGACACCTTCGAGCTTTGTGGATGACCTTCAGCCGTTGAAGCTTACAGTTCTCGGTCTGAGATTTATTCAGATGTGCAGAGGTCCGAAGAAGATGAAGCGGTCGCCAAAACACTCTCCCAAGAAGCGAAACAATTAG